AGCCCTCATTGAACCACCCCCCGAGCCGCATCTCGTCCGGCGTGCCCTGAATTCGGAGGAGAAGATCCCCCCCGTCCCGGCTCACCTCCACCTCCTCCGGCCGCACGTCCGGCGCCACCAGCACCCGGTCGAGGTTGGGCAACTGCCAGTCACGATCACTCACGGTGTCCTGCCCGCTGCCCCGGCCGAAGAGATACGTGTCATCGCCGAAGCCGCCGTCCAGCGTGTCGTCGCCGGGCCCGCCGTCGAGGGTGTCGTTGCCGCCGCCGCCCCCGAGGGCGTCGGCATCCGCCCCGCCCTGAAGCGTGTCGTCGCCCCCATCGCCCTGGAGCAGATCGGCCCCCGCATCCCCGGCCAGCGTGTCATTGCCCTCGCGGCCGTAGAGCTGGTCATTGCCGGCCAGCCCACTGATCGCGTCCGCCCCGCCGTAGCCGATCAGCGTGTCGTCCCCCGCCGTCCCCTGCACCACCATCTGCTTCAGCCTCTCCACGTCCCAGATCGTCCCGTCCGCCAGGAACTCCACGCGCTGCACCTCGTAGTCCGACCCGAACCCCTCGTTGAACCACCCCCCGAGCCGCGCCTCGTCCGTCGTCCCGGTGATCCGCAGCACCAGGTCGCCGGTGTTCACGTCCCGGCTCACGCTGACTTCGGTGGGCAGGACATCTGCGGCCACCAGCACGCGGTCCGTGTCGACCACCTGCCAGTCGTGATCGTTCACCGTGTCCTGCCCGCTGCCGCGGCCGAAGAGGTAGGTGTCGTCGCCAAAGCCGCCGTCGAGCCAGTCGTTCCCCGGCCCGCCGTCGAGCACGTCGTTGCCAGCCCCGCCGTCCAGGATGTCGCCATCAACCCCGCCCAGGAGCCTGTCGTCTTCCCCGTCCCCGTAGAGGTGGTCCGCCCCCGCTCCCCCCTCCAGCCGATCCCCCTCGCTGCCGCCAAAGAGCCAGTCGTTTCCCGCGCCGCCGACCAGCACATCCTCGTGCGCGCCCCCGAGGAGGGTGTCATCCCCGGCCTCCCCGTAGAGCGTGTCCTTGCCGCCGTCGCCCGTCAGGCTATCGTCCGCGTCGCCGCCCCGCAGGGCATCAGCCCCGGTCGTGCCCGCCAGGGAGTCGGCTGCCGCCGTCCCCTCGAGGACGCTCTTCCCTGACGAGTCCATGAACCAGCGATACTCCTCACTTTGCGCCGCCAGGCTCTCGCGGAAGGCCCAGTAGCCCAGCCTGCCTTCGGCCTGGAGCCCCCGGATCGTGCGCGCGAACTCGCCCAGATCTGCCTGCCCCGCCACGGGGTCCGCGGTGAGACGACTCTGGAGCTCCGCCTGCACCGCCGCGAGGTCGCCCTGCACCTGCTGGGTGGCCTCGTCCCACGCGAACGTGATCAGGCCGTACAGGCTCTCGAGATGGCTCTGCGCCATGAGCTGGCTGTAGACCATCTCGAGTACGCCCGCGTAGGCCTCCTCCAGCGATCCCACCCCGAACCGGTTAGGGTCCGTCGCCCCACCCGGGCCCACGAATCGGTCCCCGAAGAACCCTTCCAACACCGCCAGCTTGCGCGCATCCCAGTACGGGCCCCGGCTCGCGGGGTCGATGCTCTCCGTGCCCGTCCACTTGAAGACAAGCTGCTCCAGGGTCACCGCGCGCTGGGCAGGGTCCGTCTGGGCCACGAAGGTCTCCACGAGGGCCCTGAGCCCCCCGCTCGTGTCCCGGACCATCGCCTGGTGCAGGTCGTAGAGGTTGCCGAAGCCCTGCACGTCCGGGAGGAGGGCTACGTCCGGAGGAACGTCGAGATACTCGACGGCCAGCGACAGCATCCTGTCGGTCTGGAGGAGATAGTCACCCATCTGCCCCGTGGACCCGTCTGCCCGCGTGAAGCTGCCGAGAGACAGCTGCGTGTTGCCCTGGGCGTCGGTGACATCGGTGGCCGTGAACCCCGTGTTGAGAGCCGTGATGCCGGCGTCCGCCAGCCCCACGAGCTCGGCGCTCCGGCTCACGCCG
The sequence above is drawn from the Candidatus Rokuibacteriota bacterium genome and encodes:
- a CDS encoding DUF2974 domain-containing protein, with product MVTVDQYAALSADVYRDAGAPDGWTRLLLDPPRTETGFYGAAYQNAAGDIVIAFRGTQPSDRGDHRAVAAIVRGEVPAQFSVAVDFYAQVVAAYGTAGAPITFTGHSLGGVLAQLMVGQNPLSSAVTFGAPGALFLFPKIGADPDGSYDITNYVATTDPFGNLFWHAGTTERVTTLPAVLQLLECGLQHRSWMCGPAFLLNSHAAANYRAHFARAQSVAVVDPLVLDLDGDGIETRPAAAGSSFDHDRNGFGEQSGWVGADDGLLVWDRSGDGRINDGSELFGDQTQLQDGSRAPNGFAALGDLDANADGRVDASDAAWTSLRVWRDIDGDGVSRSAELVGLADAGITALNTGFTATDVTDAQGNTQLSLGSFTRADGSTGQMGDYLLQTDRMLSLAVEYLDVPPDVALLPDVQGFGNLYDLHQAMVRDTSGGLRALVETFVAQTDPAQRAVTLEQLVFKWTGTESIDPASRGPYWDARKLAVLEGFFGDRFVGPGGATDPNRFGVGSLEEAYAGVLEMVYSQLMAQSHLESLYGLITFAWDEATQQVQGDLAAVQAELQSRLTADPVAGQADLGEFARTIRGLQAEGRLGYWAFRESLAAQSEEYRWFMDSSGKSVLEGTAAADSLAGTTGADALRGGDADDSLTGDGGKDTLYGEAGDDTLLGGAHEDVLVGGAGNDWLFGGSEGDRLEGGAGADHLYGDGEDDRLLGGVDGDILDGGAGNDVLDGGPGNDWLDGGFGDDTYLFGRGSGQDTVNDHDWQVVDTDRVLVAADVLPTEVSVSRDVNTGDLVLRITGTTDEARLGGWFNEGFGSDYEVQRVEFLADGTIWDVERLKQMVVQGTAGDDTLIGYGGADAISGLAGNDQLYGREGNDTLAGDAGADLLQGDGGDDTLQGGADADALGGGGGNDTLDGGPGDDTLDGGFGDDTYLFGRGSGQDTVSDRDWQLPNLDRVLVAPDVRPEEVEVSRDGGDLLLRIQGTPDEMRLGGWFNEG